One part of the Mycobacterium marinum genome encodes these proteins:
- a CDS encoding class I SAM-dependent methyltransferase, with protein MRSEGDSWDITTSVGSTALFVATARALEALKPDPLAVDPYAELFCRAVGGSWADVLDGNAADHELQSDDFGKHFVNFQGARTKYFDAYFRRAVEAGVRQVVVLAAGLDSRAYRLSWPDGTTIFELDRPQVLDFKREVLGGHGVRPRTERREIAVDLRDDWPQALRDSGFDAEAPSAWIAEGLLIYLPAAAQEQLFTGIDSLACLGSHVAVEDGAPLPDAEFAAKLEEERAAVAAGGERPFFQLLYNERCAPAADWFSEHGWTALCTPLNSYLREVGRPVPGPGSEVAAMFARNTLMSATKP; from the coding sequence GTGCGTAGCGAAGGCGATAGCTGGGACATCACCACCAGTGTTGGGTCGACGGCACTGTTCGTCGCCACGGCACGTGCACTAGAGGCGCTGAAGCCCGACCCCTTGGCCGTGGACCCGTACGCGGAGCTGTTCTGCCGCGCCGTCGGCGGTTCCTGGGCCGACGTCCTGGACGGCAACGCAGCGGACCACGAATTGCAGAGCGACGACTTTGGCAAGCACTTCGTCAATTTCCAGGGTGCCCGCACCAAGTACTTCGACGCATACTTCCGCCGCGCGGTCGAGGCGGGGGTGCGGCAGGTGGTGGTCTTGGCGGCGGGGCTGGATTCGCGCGCCTACCGATTGTCCTGGCCGGACGGGACCACCATCTTCGAGTTGGACCGACCTCAGGTCCTCGATTTCAAGCGTGAGGTGCTCGGTGGCCATGGTGTTCGGCCGCGCACCGAGCGTCGGGAGATCGCCGTCGATCTGCGAGACGATTGGCCCCAGGCACTACGGGACAGCGGCTTTGATGCCGAAGCTCCGTCGGCGTGGATCGCCGAAGGGTTGCTGATTTATCTGCCCGCTGCGGCGCAAGAGCAACTGTTTACCGGCATCGACAGCCTGGCCTGCCTCGGCAGTCATGTTGCGGTGGAGGATGGTGCACCGCTGCCCGACGCGGAGTTCGCCGCCAAGTTGGAGGAAGAACGCGCCGCCGTGGCTGCTGGAGGTGAGCGGCCGTTTTTCCAGCTGCTCTACAACGAGCGATGTGCTCCGGCCGCCGACTGGTTTAGCGAACACGGCTGGACCGCGCTGTGCACCCCGTTGAACAGCTACCTGCGCGAGGTGGGCCGACCGGTACCCGGTCCCGGGTCCGAGGTTGCGGCGATGTTCGCGCGCAACACCCTGATGAGCGCCACCAAGCCCTGA